The proteins below come from a single Chitinophaga pinensis DSM 2588 genomic window:
- a CDS encoding ethanolamine ammonia-lyase subunit EutB, with amino-acid sequence MSYQHTIQHKRYQFADLRTLLAKATPFRSGDALAGLAADTYEERVAAQMTLADIPLKAFLQEAIIPYEEDEITRLIIDTHDHAAFAPVSHFTVGELRDWLLSDAADTRTLQQLSKGLTPEMVAAVSKLMRNQDLISVAQKCEVVTRFRNTIGLKGHLSVRLQPNHNTDDPKGIAASIIDGLLYGSGDAVIGINPATDSPQTVIQLLRMLDQLRMQFDIPTQSCILCHVTTAMQIMHQAPVDLVFQSIGGTEKTNSSFGIHLNMLKEAHEAALSLKRGTAGNNVMYFETGQGSALSANAHAGVDQQTCEVRSYAVARQFSPLLVNTVVGFIGPEYLFDGKQIIRAALEDHCCGKLMGLPMGVDICYTNHAEADQDDMDNLLTLLGVAGCNFIMGVPGADDIMLNYQSTSFHDALYARKVLGLKAAPEFDAWLQQQGITDAQGQLQQVGKAHHLLSYQAG; translated from the coding sequence GTGTCATATCAACATACCATACAACATAAACGATATCAGTTTGCCGACCTGCGCACACTGCTGGCAAAAGCAACGCCTTTCCGCTCAGGAGATGCATTGGCTGGTCTTGCCGCTGATACCTATGAAGAAAGAGTTGCAGCGCAGATGACGCTGGCAGACATACCTTTAAAGGCTTTTTTGCAGGAAGCCATCATCCCTTATGAAGAGGATGAGATCACACGTTTGATCATAGACACGCATGACCATGCGGCTTTTGCGCCTGTGAGTCATTTTACAGTAGGAGAGCTGCGGGACTGGCTTTTAAGCGACGCAGCAGACACCCGCACGTTGCAACAATTATCAAAAGGACTGACACCGGAAATGGTAGCTGCTGTCTCTAAACTGATGCGCAACCAGGACCTGATCAGTGTAGCGCAGAAATGTGAAGTGGTTACACGCTTCAGGAATACCATCGGTTTAAAAGGACATCTCTCTGTACGCCTGCAGCCTAACCATAATACGGATGATCCCAAAGGTATAGCGGCGAGTATCATCGACGGACTACTATACGGCAGCGGCGATGCGGTAATCGGCATCAATCCTGCTACGGATAGTCCGCAGACAGTCATACAATTGCTACGGATGCTGGACCAGCTGAGAATGCAGTTCGACATTCCCACACAATCCTGCATTCTCTGTCATGTCACCACTGCCATGCAGATCATGCACCAGGCGCCGGTAGATCTGGTATTTCAGTCTATTGGTGGGACAGAAAAAACAAACAGCAGTTTTGGTATTCACCTGAATATGCTAAAAGAAGCGCATGAAGCGGCGCTGTCCCTGAAAAGAGGTACGGCAGGCAATAACGTCATGTATTTTGAAACAGGACAGGGGAGCGCTTTATCTGCCAATGCACACGCCGGTGTAGATCAACAGACCTGTGAAGTAAGGTCGTATGCCGTAGCCCGGCAGTTCTCTCCTTTGCTGGTAAATACCGTCGTTGGTTTCATCGGACCGGAATATCTTTTCGATGGTAAACAGATCATCCGGGCGGCGCTGGAAGATCATTGCTGTGGTAAGTTAATGGGACTGCCGATGGGTGTGGATATCTGCTATACCAATCACGCGGAGGCAGATCAGGATGATATGGATAATCTGCTGACATTACTCGGTGTAGCAGGTTGTAACTTTATTATGGGCGTACCGGGTGCAGATGATATCATGCTGAATTATCAGTCTACTTCTTTTCACGATGCACTATATGCACGGAAAGTATTAGGATTAAAAGCAGCGCCGGAATTTGATGCCTGGTTACAGCAACAAGGCATTACCGATGCACAGGGACAATTGCAACAGGTAGGGAAAGCACATCACTTATTAAGTTATCAGGCAGGATGA
- a CDS encoding GlxA family transcriptional regulator, protein MTNLALLLTYNHRLISTAAILDVFESVNSMYAAGQQPTCFNIQLVLPDQEGVDILPHYGRYSTVPLKDAVKADVVLIPAFIAGDVDMAITANNTFIPWIRQQHHAGAEIASFCTGAFLLAATGLLDGKPATTHMNACPAFAGHFPDVLLQPDKVLTAASGIYTSGGATSTFHLLLYLVEKYCGQDMAVKAAKLFAIDMDRDTQSYFGMFLPDKKHADPLITEVQQRMEAQFREARNVESFMENIPASRRNFVRRFKQATGITPIEYLQKTRIEAAKKMLEQTGNSILAVMLDCGYNDIKAFRKVFRKEVGLTPTEYRFKFAGSRNASLQMEM, encoded by the coding sequence ATGACGAATCTGGCATTGTTGCTCACTTACAATCATCGGCTGATCAGTACGGCCGCGATTCTTGATGTGTTTGAATCAGTCAATTCGATGTATGCCGCCGGCCAGCAGCCAACTTGTTTCAATATACAGCTTGTCCTGCCTGACCAGGAAGGTGTAGACATCTTACCGCATTACGGCCGCTATAGTACGGTGCCGTTGAAAGATGCGGTGAAAGCAGATGTTGTGTTGATTCCCGCTTTCATTGCAGGTGATGTAGATATGGCTATTACCGCCAATAATACGTTCATCCCCTGGATCCGTCAGCAACATCATGCAGGTGCGGAAATAGCCAGTTTTTGTACCGGCGCATTCCTGCTGGCGGCTACCGGTCTGCTGGATGGTAAACCTGCCACTACTCATATGAATGCCTGTCCCGCTTTCGCCGGTCATTTTCCCGATGTGTTACTGCAACCTGATAAAGTCCTGACGGCGGCCTCCGGTATTTATACCAGTGGTGGCGCTACCAGCACCTTTCACCTGTTGTTGTACCTGGTAGAAAAATACTGCGGACAGGACATGGCTGTAAAAGCTGCCAAACTGTTTGCCATTGATATGGACCGTGACACACAATCCTATTTCGGTATGTTCCTGCCTGATAAAAAACACGCAGATCCACTGATCACGGAAGTGCAACAGCGGATGGAAGCCCAGTTTCGTGAAGCGCGTAATGTGGAATCTTTTATGGAAAATATTCCTGCCAGCCGCCGCAACTTCGTAAGGCGCTTTAAACAGGCCACCGGTATCACACCGATCGAATACCTGCAGAAAACGCGTATAGAAGCCGCCAAGAAAATGCTGGAACAGACAGGTAACAGTATCCTCGCTGTAATGCTCGATTGCGGATACAACGATATCAAAGCTTTCCGTAAAGTATTCAGAAAAGAAGTCGGTCTGACGCCCACAGAATACAGGTTCAAATTTGCCGGTAGCCGTAATGCCTCCCTGCAGATGGAAATGTGA
- the eat gene encoding ethanolamine permease produces the protein MSAQETVLKKVIKPIHLWAIGVGLVISGEYFGWNYGWDVAGTVGFLVATVIITVLYITFIFSFTELTTSIPQAGGPFTYTHRAMGPFGGLIAGYATAVEFLLATPAIAFALGNYLHFLHPALPVFGCGIAFYVILTGVNLLGIKESAFFSLIITLLAVVELLIYMGIVAPSFSTANFLHDAMPAGWMGVFAALPFAMWLYVCIEGIAMVAEEVKNPGANIPKGYISAMLTLAILAVGVMVLTGGITDWRQLSTIDYPLPEAIGVVLGKQSGITKIFAGIGLFGLIASFNGIIISYSRQLFALARGGYLPPVLAVLSPKRQVPYVALIVGGLLGVGALYFGKTDQLVILSVMGAVVMYILSMISLFILRKKEPGLERPFKAPFYPWFPGIALVLSIVSLIAIVYYNWQLGILFFAGMVIALGVFVSTGKHKETTPEPGEVIA, from the coding sequence ATGTCTGCTCAGGAAACTGTTTTAAAGAAAGTAATCAAACCCATACACTTATGGGCCATTGGCGTCGGACTGGTCATCTCCGGTGAATATTTCGGCTGGAATTATGGCTGGGATGTAGCAGGTACTGTCGGTTTTCTGGTAGCTACTGTTATCATTACCGTACTGTATATCACATTTATTTTCAGCTTTACTGAACTGACAACGTCTATTCCGCAGGCCGGCGGACCGTTTACTTATACACACCGGGCGATGGGCCCTTTCGGTGGACTCATAGCCGGATATGCTACCGCTGTGGAGTTCCTGCTGGCCACACCCGCTATCGCTTTTGCCCTGGGCAATTATCTGCACTTTCTGCATCCGGCGCTGCCGGTGTTTGGCTGCGGTATCGCTTTTTATGTGATACTGACAGGCGTGAACCTGCTGGGGATAAAGGAGTCGGCCTTTTTCTCCCTTATCATCACTTTACTGGCAGTCGTGGAACTGCTCATATACATGGGCATCGTAGCGCCTTCTTTCAGTACAGCCAATTTCCTGCATGATGCCATGCCTGCCGGATGGATGGGGGTATTCGCTGCATTGCCTTTCGCCATGTGGCTGTACGTCTGTATAGAAGGCATCGCCATGGTGGCGGAAGAAGTAAAGAATCCCGGGGCTAATATTCCCAAAGGATATATCTCGGCGATGCTCACACTCGCGATACTGGCCGTAGGGGTGATGGTGCTCACTGGTGGTATTACAGACTGGCGACAGTTATCCACCATCGATTATCCATTGCCGGAGGCTATCGGCGTCGTACTGGGTAAACAAAGCGGTATTACCAAGATATTTGCCGGTATTGGTCTCTTTGGATTGATCGCCTCTTTCAATGGGATCATTATCAGCTATTCCCGCCAGCTGTTTGCACTGGCCAGGGGAGGTTACCTGCCGCCGGTACTGGCAGTGCTCAGTCCTAAAAGACAGGTGCCTTATGTGGCACTGATCGTCGGCGGACTGTTAGGAGTAGGCGCGCTCTATTTCGGTAAGACAGACCAGCTGGTGATCCTCTCAGTTATGGGGGCTGTGGTGATGTATATCCTGAGCATGATCAGCCTGTTTATTTTAAGGAAGAAAGAACCAGGGCTCGAACGTCCTTTTAAAGCGCCTTTTTATCCCTGGTTTCCAGGGATTGCTTTAGTGTTGTCCATCGTATCATTAATTGCGATTGTATACTATAACTGGCAGCTGGGTATTCTCTTCTTTGCAGGAATGGTGATTGCCCTGGGTGTTTTTGTGTCAACAGGAAAACATAAGGAAACAACGCCCGAGCCAGGGGAAGTAATAGCCTGA
- the eutC gene encoding ethanolamine ammonia-lyase subunit EutC yields MSNIRHSNAVKEDPWSSLKAFTTARIALGRTGTAIPLKEVLSFRLAHAHARDAVYSKLDTNLLLEELHAFLLPVLPLHSSAADRYEYLQRPDKGRRLDTQSIDMLRAQPDAFRQKDVAIIIADGLSATAMNIHTAPLLNHLLPMLKTAGLSIAPVCLAEQARVAIGDEIGDLLEAKMTLVLIGERPGLSAADSMGAYITFNPRPGNTDEGRNCISNIRQDGLQYIPAAGKICYLLQEAMKLRLSGVELKDNYVDLSLLSE; encoded by the coding sequence ATGAGTAATATACGACACAGCAACGCAGTAAAGGAAGATCCCTGGTCTTCACTCAAGGCATTCACCACTGCACGGATTGCATTGGGAAGAACAGGAACGGCTATTCCGCTGAAAGAAGTCTTGTCTTTCAGACTGGCACATGCACATGCCAGGGATGCGGTTTATTCAAAACTGGATACCAATCTGCTGCTGGAAGAATTACACGCATTTTTGCTGCCGGTATTACCCTTACATAGCAGTGCCGCTGATCGTTATGAATACCTGCAACGTCCGGACAAAGGACGCCGTCTGGATACACAGAGTATTGATATGCTCAGGGCGCAGCCGGATGCCTTCCGGCAGAAAGATGTCGCTATTATTATTGCCGACGGACTTTCCGCTACTGCTATGAATATACATACTGCTCCTTTGTTGAATCATTTACTGCCCATGCTGAAAACAGCCGGATTGTCCATCGCGCCGGTTTGTCTGGCAGAGCAGGCCAGGGTGGCAATAGGAGATGAAATAGGGGATCTGCTGGAGGCAAAGATGACACTTGTACTCATAGGAGAACGTCCCGGACTGAGTGCTGCCGATAGTATGGGAGCCTATATCACCTTTAATCCCCGTCCCGGGAATACGGACGAAGGCCGGAACTGTATTTCCAACATCCGTCAGGATGGGTTGCAGTATATCCCTGCGGCAGGGAAGATCTGTTACCTGTTACAGGAGGCGATGAAACTGCGTCTTTCCGGTGTGGAATTGAAGGATAATTATGTGGATCTTTCACTGCTTAGCGAATAA
- a CDS encoding VOC family protein, producing the protein MEKKKAGTILWHDLTVPDAGIVSDFYRQVIGWEKSPLSMGEYDDYVMQVPDAGEGDHTMTTTGVCHAKGQNSSIPPQWMIYVAVDDLEKSMEQCTLHGGKIIGEKRSMGQEAVYCLIQDPAGAHMMLYQQL; encoded by the coding sequence ATGGAAAAGAAAAAAGCAGGTACTATTTTATGGCATGACCTTACCGTTCCAGACGCAGGTATTGTCAGTGACTTTTATCGTCAGGTGATCGGTTGGGAAAAATCTCCCCTCAGTATGGGAGAATATGATGACTACGTCATGCAGGTGCCGGACGCCGGAGAAGGCGATCATACGATGACCACAACCGGTGTTTGTCATGCGAAAGGACAGAATAGTTCTATTCCTCCGCAATGGATGATCTATGTCGCTGTTGATGACCTTGAAAAGAGCATGGAACAGTGTACCCTGCACGGCGGGAAGATCATCGGTGAAAAACGCAGTATGGGACAGGAAGCAGTATACTGTCTGATACAAGACCCTGCCGGCGCACATATGATGCTGTACCAGCAGCTGTAA